One stretch of Akkermansia massiliensis DNA includes these proteins:
- a CDS encoding thiamine pyrophosphate-dependent dehydrogenase E1 component subunit alpha — protein sequence MAHCDTTQPDLKESAVKAYKAMLLARAFDTKISSLYKAGKITGGVYLGRGHEAIAACGGVFLTAGYDVIAPFIREQAARITWGEPIIEAARSYLGSALGYMKGRDGNVHRGLPAEGYMAPISHLGSTVAFVIGCLFAKRLDGKLPGPVGVAFCGDGTTSTGAFHEAANMANVEQLPLVLVVTNNQFAYSTPNVREFGEASLADRGRGYGFTVHETDGTDFMATLEAFRTAVNNAREGRGPQWVLAKTLRMCGHGEHDDASYIPRELKDEYDKKDPVTVAERQLLEAGWLTPEEVADLKKQYADEVQLAVATAQREPEPDPFREDWNATVWRPY from the coding sequence GTGGCACATTGCGACACTACACAACCGGACTTGAAGGAAAGCGCCGTCAAGGCTTACAAGGCCATGTTGCTGGCGCGGGCCTTTGACACCAAAATTTCCAGCCTGTATAAAGCGGGCAAAATCACGGGCGGCGTTTACCTGGGCCGCGGGCATGAAGCGATTGCCGCCTGCGGCGGCGTTTTCCTGACCGCCGGGTATGACGTGATCGCCCCGTTCATCCGGGAACAGGCGGCGCGCATCACCTGGGGGGAACCGATCATTGAAGCGGCCCGCTCCTACCTGGGCTCTGCCCTGGGCTATATGAAGGGACGGGACGGGAACGTCCACCGCGGACTGCCGGCGGAAGGCTACATGGCGCCCATCAGCCATCTGGGCAGCACGGTGGCCTTCGTCATCGGCTGCCTTTTTGCCAAGCGGCTGGACGGCAAGCTTCCCGGCCCCGTAGGCGTGGCCTTCTGCGGAGACGGCACCACGTCCACAGGCGCCTTTCACGAAGCCGCCAACATGGCGAACGTGGAACAACTGCCGCTGGTGCTCGTGGTGACCAACAATCAATTCGCCTATTCCACTCCCAATGTCCGTGAATTCGGGGAAGCCTCCCTGGCGGACAGGGGCCGCGGCTACGGCTTCACCGTGCATGAAACGGACGGCACGGACTTCATGGCTACGCTGGAAGCCTTCCGCACCGCCGTCAACAACGCGAGGGAAGGCAGGGGCCCCCAGTGGGTGCTGGCCAAGACCCTGCGCATGTGCGGCCACGGGGAACATGACGACGCCTCCTACATCCCCAGGGAATTGAAGGATGAGTACGACAAAAAAGACCCCGTCACCGTCGCGGAACGGCAACTGCTGGAAGCCGGCTGGCTGACGCCGGAAGAAGTGGCGGACCTGAAAAAGCAGTATGCCGATGAAGTCCAGCTGGCCGTGGCTACTGCGCAGAGGGAACCGGAGCCGGACCCCTTCCGGGAGGACTGGAACGCCACGGTGTGGAGACCTTATTAA
- a CDS encoding alpha-ketoacid dehydrogenase subunit beta, whose protein sequence is MSVTYIDAIHDAQKDLLAEDKDVFLYGQDIGVFGGAFKATKGLKELFPDRVIDAPISEDAMAGMVTGAAVMGKKPIMEVQFADFSTIAFNQIVNMAATHYYRTGIPANITVRLPCGGTPGTGPFHSQSLEALFAHYPGLHVMTPATVADAYWMLRQAVEVPDPVIFLEHKFLYRWLKAEDNYREAPVIPFGMARIARTGKHATVVAYSAMVPEAVRAADLLAKESGYEVEVVDLRTVRPLDMDTVIASVARTGRVLVVGEDFPWGGVTSEVVSRIVAEGFHLLDAPPQRLNARDTPIPQHPNLWKAHRPTLESIAASIRHLLSI, encoded by the coding sequence ATGAGCGTAACATACATTGATGCCATTCACGACGCCCAGAAAGACCTGCTTGCGGAAGACAAGGACGTCTTCCTGTACGGACAGGACATAGGCGTTTTCGGCGGCGCTTTCAAAGCGACCAAGGGCCTCAAGGAGCTGTTCCCGGACCGCGTGATTGACGCCCCCATCAGTGAGGACGCCATGGCCGGCATGGTCACCGGAGCCGCCGTCATGGGCAAGAAGCCCATCATGGAAGTCCAGTTTGCCGACTTCAGCACCATCGCTTTCAACCAGATCGTCAACATGGCGGCCACCCATTACTACCGCACGGGCATTCCCGCCAACATCACGGTGCGGCTGCCCTGCGGGGGAACGCCCGGCACGGGTCCCTTCCACAGCCAGAGCCTGGAAGCCCTGTTCGCCCACTATCCGGGCCTGCACGTCATGACCCCGGCCACCGTGGCGGACGCCTACTGGATGCTGCGCCAGGCCGTGGAAGTGCCCGATCCCGTCATCTTCCTGGAACACAAGTTCCTGTACCGCTGGCTGAAGGCGGAGGACAACTACCGGGAAGCCCCGGTGATTCCCTTCGGCATGGCCCGGATCGCCCGCACCGGAAAGCACGCCACCGTAGTGGCGTACAGCGCCATGGTGCCGGAAGCCGTGCGCGCGGCGGACCTGCTGGCGAAGGAGAGCGGTTATGAAGTGGAAGTAGTGGACCTCCGCACGGTGCGCCCGCTGGACATGGACACCGTCATCGCCTCCGTAGCGCGCACTGGCCGCGTCCTGGTCGTCGGGGAAGACTTCCCGTGGGGGGGCGTCACGTCGGAAGTCGTTTCCCGCATCGTGGCGGAAGGCTTCCATCTGCTGGACGCTCCGCCCCAGCGGCTCAACGCCAGGGACACCCCCATCCCCCAGCATCCCAACCTGTGGAAGGCGCACCGCCCTACGCTGGAATCCATCGCCGCCTCCATCCGCCATCTTTTATCCATCTGA
- a CDS encoding MerR family DNA-binding transcriptional regulator, translating into MDKQNLLTIGNLSKQTGVHIKSLRYYEQLGILRPAHTDPDTGYRYYTLSQIPVVDAIRACTFLDIPLKEFTSFLTEDQQRIHYKKLISHGTMLAHQKIRDIQEKLHLLEKFQKQMDRMEGLRRHEGQTVHALPEKYCWTAPYAGKQHSTDYNVLITNMFDDINRNELRLGAEAGLLSFHRSSGTERFLYVEVEATKRDARQLKEVVRLPAASFLCSIRKESDIGKAPLVFPELFAQEYDKIIMETELFSGDYDVVHPKFELRCSLPPEGK; encoded by the coding sequence ATGGACAAGCAGAATTTACTAACCATAGGCAATCTGTCCAAACAGACCGGCGTACATATTAAATCACTCCGGTATTACGAGCAACTGGGGATTCTGCGCCCGGCCCATACGGACCCGGATACAGGCTACCGTTATTACACCCTCTCCCAGATTCCCGTGGTGGACGCCATCCGCGCCTGCACCTTCCTGGACATTCCCCTGAAGGAGTTCACCTCCTTTCTGACCGAGGACCAGCAGAGAATCCATTACAAGAAGCTGATTTCCCACGGCACCATGCTGGCGCACCAGAAAATCAGGGACATTCAGGAGAAACTGCACCTGCTGGAAAAATTCCAGAAGCAGATGGACCGGATGGAAGGCCTCCGGCGCCATGAGGGGCAGACCGTCCACGCCCTGCCGGAAAAATATTGCTGGACGGCCCCCTATGCCGGAAAACAGCACAGCACGGATTACAATGTACTCATCACCAACATGTTTGATGACATTAACCGCAATGAGCTGAGGCTGGGCGCGGAAGCCGGACTCCTTTCCTTCCACCGGAGCTCCGGAACGGAAAGGTTCCTGTATGTGGAGGTGGAAGCGACCAAAAGGGACGCCCGGCAGTTAAAGGAAGTCGTGCGCCTGCCTGCCGCCTCCTTCCTCTGCTCCATCAGGAAGGAAAGCGATATCGGGAAGGCCCCCCTGGTCTTTCCCGAACTTTTTGCGCAGGAGTATGATAAAATCATCATGGAAACGGAATTGTTTTCCGGAGACTACGATGTGGTGCATCCCAAATTCGAACTGAGATGCTCCCTTCCGCCGGAAGGGAAGTGA
- a CDS encoding 2-oxo acid dehydrogenase subunit E2 — MPKVPILMPQLGDSIAEATVLRLLAAPGDTVEADQEIFEVETNKATMGVTTMCGGVLSDVFIKEGESIVVGACMAMIDATEEEIERSGATPAGDSTQPSLPASPESVPQRVPDASAREEKPAGVHFGLTGESYQENGTDLKVQPSVRGLPVPAGMKGAHYMSPRMKARMDELGMSASDIAFISGSGAGGRVTIDDLEEFLEYVSQWPHRKASSMRLAVADAMRRSWTRPLASAGRPVFMDPLIKHRQHSPLRPGITLYFARALALALAESPECAGYLVGENILSPKTIDIGIAAQVADGVMVPVLRRVNERTMEELLEDYNRLIAQARRRRLAPEDSTGGIATVTNFGGFGLTFAAPMPMPSESIILGVGAVTKTPVWSDEVEAFIPISKANIVATGDHRVVDGADIGRLLKRVAELLQRPEYL, encoded by the coding sequence ATGCCTAAAGTACCCATTCTGATGCCCCAGCTCGGGGATTCCATTGCGGAAGCCACCGTGCTGCGCCTGCTGGCGGCCCCGGGCGACACCGTAGAAGCCGACCAAGAAATCTTTGAGGTAGAGACCAACAAGGCCACCATGGGCGTCACCACCATGTGCGGCGGCGTCCTGAGCGACGTGTTTATCAAGGAAGGGGAATCCATCGTGGTCGGCGCCTGCATGGCCATGATTGACGCCACGGAAGAGGAAATTGAGCGTTCCGGGGCCACCCCGGCCGGTGACTCCACCCAGCCTTCCCTTCCGGCCAGCCCGGAATCCGTGCCCCAGCGCGTCCCGGACGCTTCCGCCCGGGAGGAAAAGCCCGCCGGGGTCCACTTTGGCCTGACGGGGGAATCCTACCAGGAAAACGGCACGGACCTGAAAGTCCAGCCCAGCGTGCGCGGCCTGCCGGTGCCCGCCGGCATGAAAGGCGCGCACTACATGTCCCCCCGGATGAAGGCGCGCATGGATGAACTGGGCATGAGCGCCTCGGACATCGCTTTCATCTCCGGCTCCGGAGCCGGAGGACGGGTCACCATTGACGACCTGGAGGAATTCCTGGAATACGTGAGCCAGTGGCCGCACCGCAAGGCCTCCTCCATGCGGCTGGCCGTGGCGGACGCCATGCGCCGGAGCTGGACGCGCCCCCTGGCCTCCGCCGGGCGCCCCGTGTTCATGGACCCCCTCATCAAGCACAGGCAGCATTCCCCGCTGCGGCCCGGCATCACCCTGTACTTTGCCCGCGCCCTGGCCCTGGCCCTGGCGGAAAGCCCGGAATGCGCCGGCTACCTGGTGGGGGAAAACATCCTTTCCCCCAAGACCATTGACATCGGCATCGCCGCCCAGGTGGCGGACGGAGTGATGGTTCCCGTGCTGCGCCGCGTGAACGAACGGACGATGGAAGAACTGCTGGAAGACTACAACAGGCTGATCGCCCAGGCGCGCCGCCGCAGGCTGGCCCCGGAAGACAGCACGGGCGGCATCGCCACAGTCACCAACTTCGGCGGCTTCGGGCTCACCTTTGCCGCCCCCATGCCCATGCCCAGCGAATCCATCATCCTGGGGGTGGGAGCCGTCACCAAGACCCCGGTCTGGAGCGACGAGGTGGAGGCGTTCATTCCCATCTCCAAGGCCAACATCGTGGCTACGGGGGACCACCGCGTGGTGGACGGCGCGGACATCGGCCGCCTGCTCAAGCGCGTGGCGGAACTGCTCCAGCGCCCGGAATACCTGTAA
- a CDS encoding LpxI family protein, whose translation MTTDPPVLGLVAGDGVYPEYIVRGARRRTPELRIVAVGFKGETNPAVIPLCDAYQEFSVGQISKPFSFLKKHGVRNVIMAGGINPKNILSLRPDLRALSVLMRMPEKNADSLLGAVITEAEKEGFTILPAFTYMEEHMPQPGHIAGPRPTTEQWEDAVFGMQMAKEISRLHIGQSVVVHGGTVVAVEAIEGTNNCIRRSGELGNGKPATLAKVARLGHDMRFDIPTIGPVTIETCAECGVRQIALEAGKTILLERDRVAELCKRHKISLHAMDASGEGCPQPENPAQ comes from the coding sequence ATGACGACAGACCCACCCGTACTAGGCCTGGTAGCCGGAGACGGCGTCTACCCGGAATACATCGTCCGGGGGGCGCGCCGCCGGACGCCGGAGCTGCGCATCGTGGCCGTGGGCTTCAAGGGGGAGACCAATCCCGCCGTCATTCCCCTGTGCGACGCTTACCAGGAATTCAGCGTGGGCCAGATCAGCAAGCCGTTCTCCTTCCTGAAAAAGCACGGCGTGCGGAACGTCATCATGGCGGGAGGCATCAACCCGAAGAACATTCTCTCCCTCCGTCCGGACCTCCGCGCCCTTTCCGTGCTGATGCGCATGCCGGAGAAAAACGCGGACTCCCTGCTGGGGGCCGTCATCACGGAGGCGGAAAAAGAAGGCTTCACCATCCTCCCCGCCTTCACCTACATGGAAGAGCACATGCCGCAGCCGGGCCACATCGCCGGACCGCGTCCCACGACCGAACAATGGGAGGACGCCGTTTTCGGCATGCAGATGGCCAAGGAAATCAGCCGCCTTCACATCGGGCAGTCCGTCGTCGTGCACGGAGGCACCGTAGTTGCCGTGGAAGCCATTGAAGGCACCAACAACTGCATACGCCGCAGCGGCGAGCTGGGCAACGGCAAACCCGCCACACTGGCAAAAGTGGCGCGCCTGGGGCATGACATGCGCTTCGACATTCCTACGATCGGCCCCGTCACCATTGAGACGTGCGCGGAATGCGGCGTCAGGCAAATCGCCCTGGAAGCGGGCAAAACCATTCTGCTGGAGCGTGACCGGGTGGCGGAACTGTGCAAAAGGCACAAAATCAGCCTGCATGCCATGGACGCTTCCGGGGAGGGCTGCCCTCAACCGGAAAATCCCGCCCAATAA
- a CDS encoding efflux RND transporter periplasmic adaptor subunit — protein sequence MKTTSLLLLCTTLLAALSSCRQGDENPAAGSPGEIVPEVAVLTVHGTQVPVTANLPGRMEAYLQAEVRARVTGIIQERCYQEGQTVRPGDLLFKIDPAPLQAVLDECKATVARAKAVLADAEDKAARYSSLVAKGAVSVREHKQAMAEEDRARAEYAAAAASLEQARLNLEYTRVEAPISGRVRRALVTEGAFANQNEFTHLTTIEQIDPIYVRFCQPASQYSSLRRAVVSGLWKGVPLGEIKVRLLLSNGEEYPHSGKIIFSDMAVDPNTDTIEMRAQFPNPDYELLPGAYVRVVFEKAVRDNVFAIPRDAVIRTAQGASVFVVGPEGVLEMRPVKADTLNGREWLVSEGLKDGDKVAVSHIMSLRPGMKVRSAAPQPQSNAQQ from the coding sequence ATGAAAACAACTAGTCTCCTTCTTCTCTGCACCACCCTTTTGGCAGCTCTCTCCTCCTGCCGGCAGGGGGATGAAAATCCGGCCGCCGGTTCTCCCGGAGAAATAGTGCCGGAAGTGGCCGTTCTCACGGTGCACGGCACCCAGGTTCCCGTAACCGCCAACCTTCCCGGCCGCATGGAGGCGTACCTCCAGGCGGAAGTGCGCGCCCGCGTGACGGGAATTATTCAGGAACGCTGCTACCAGGAAGGGCAGACGGTTCGCCCGGGCGACCTTCTCTTCAAGATAGATCCGGCTCCGCTCCAGGCCGTGCTGGACGAATGCAAGGCTACGGTAGCGCGCGCCAAGGCCGTGCTGGCGGATGCGGAGGACAAGGCCGCCCGCTATTCCTCCCTGGTGGCCAAGGGCGCCGTCAGCGTGCGGGAGCACAAGCAGGCCATGGCGGAGGAAGACCGGGCCAGGGCGGAATATGCCGCCGCCGCCGCGTCTCTGGAGCAGGCCCGCCTGAATCTGGAATACACCAGGGTGGAAGCGCCCATCTCCGGCCGCGTGCGCCGCGCGCTGGTGACGGAAGGGGCATTTGCCAACCAGAACGAATTCACGCACCTGACCACCATTGAGCAGATAGACCCCATCTATGTCCGCTTCTGCCAGCCGGCCTCCCAGTACAGCAGCCTGCGCCGCGCCGTGGTGTCCGGCCTGTGGAAGGGAGTGCCGCTGGGTGAAATCAAGGTGCGCCTGCTGCTCTCCAATGGGGAGGAATACCCCCATTCCGGCAAGATCATCTTTTCCGACATGGCGGTGGATCCGAATACGGACACCATTGAAATGCGGGCCCAGTTCCCCAATCCGGATTATGAGCTTTTGCCCGGCGCCTATGTGCGCGTGGTATTTGAGAAGGCGGTGCGGGACAACGTGTTCGCCATTCCCCGGGACGCCGTCATCCGCACCGCGCAGGGGGCTTCCGTCTTTGTCGTGGGCCCGGAAGGCGTGCTGGAAATGCGCCCCGTGAAGGCGGATACGCTGAACGGCCGGGAATGGCTGGTTTCGGAAGGCCTCAAGGACGGGGACAAGGTGGCCGTCAGCCACATCATGTCCCTCCGGCCCGGCATGAAGGTCCGCAGCGCCGCGCCCCAGCCGCAATCCAACGCCCAGCAATAA
- a CDS encoding WecB/TagA/CpsF family glycosyltransferase, with translation MTAANNPDQPGARMPCETRKVFGFSVAVSSVEEMSSALAERALEAQAPCLVAAADVHVITLGVHDRGYGAVLERMDVVCPDGMPVVWKLNRGLPAGERSAERVSGPDLMEALVRANAEYPGLRHFLLGGDEGTLETLASALKEKYPAFHLAGVHSPPFRSWTEEDRREMREAVASSGANVVWVGLGCPKQERWMAEQKELLPPAVYVGVGAAFAFHAGTVKRAPRWMQKNGLEWLYRIYREPARLLKRYVKHNSLFVWYVLTGR, from the coding sequence ATGACTGCTGCAAACAACCCTGACCAGCCCGGCGCGCGGATGCCGTGCGAGACCAGAAAGGTGTTCGGCTTTTCCGTGGCCGTCAGCTCCGTGGAGGAAATGAGCTCTGCCCTGGCGGAACGTGCCCTGGAAGCGCAGGCCCCGTGCCTGGTGGCCGCCGCGGACGTGCACGTGATAACCCTCGGCGTTCATGACCGGGGTTATGGGGCCGTGCTGGAACGGATGGACGTGGTTTGCCCGGACGGAATGCCTGTGGTGTGGAAGCTGAACAGGGGCCTTCCCGCAGGGGAAAGGAGCGCCGAACGCGTGAGCGGGCCGGACCTGATGGAAGCCCTGGTGCGGGCGAATGCGGAGTATCCGGGTCTGCGCCATTTTTTGCTGGGCGGAGATGAAGGGACGCTGGAGACCCTGGCGTCCGCATTGAAGGAGAAGTACCCGGCTTTTCATCTGGCCGGCGTGCATTCCCCGCCATTCCGTTCCTGGACGGAGGAAGACCGGAGGGAGATGCGGGAGGCGGTTGCCTCAAGCGGGGCCAATGTGGTGTGGGTGGGCCTGGGCTGCCCGAAGCAGGAGCGGTGGATGGCGGAGCAGAAGGAGCTGCTGCCTCCCGCGGTTTATGTGGGCGTGGGAGCGGCCTTCGCCTTCCATGCCGGAACGGTGAAGCGCGCGCCCCGGTGGATGCAGAAAAACGGCCTGGAATGGCTGTACCGCATTTACCGGGAGCCGGCGAGGCTGCTCAAGCGGTACGTGAAGCATAACAGCCTGTTCGTGTGGTATGTGCTGACGGGGAGGTAA
- a CDS encoding MBL fold metallo-hydrolase yields MNILFLGTGTSTGVPQIGCSCAVCTSPDPRNKRLRSSVYVEAAGTRILLDSSPDLRQQALRENITDVDAVLYTHAHVDHVGGFDDLRAFCWRRSGGLPLYASPQTMEALRTMYGWAFEPKPGRSGYVRPEPHEVREPFRVGSVLVTPLPVMHAGVETYAYVLEAEGQRLAYMPDVKSIPEASLEAMKGVDLLIIDGLRYHLHPTHLCLEESLAAIAAIRPGRAVLTHMSHDMDYGILSGKLPENVMPAYDGLRLSLP; encoded by the coding sequence ATGAACATTCTCTTTCTGGGCACCGGAACGTCCACCGGAGTTCCGCAGATAGGTTGCTCCTGTGCGGTCTGCACGTCCCCGGACCCCAGAAACAAGCGGTTGCGTTCTTCAGTTTACGTGGAGGCCGCGGGCACCCGCATTCTGCTGGATTCCTCCCCGGATCTGCGTCAGCAGGCCCTGCGGGAAAACATCACGGACGTGGACGCCGTGCTGTACACGCACGCCCATGTGGACCACGTGGGCGGCTTTGACGATCTGCGCGCCTTCTGCTGGCGCAGGTCCGGCGGCCTGCCCCTGTACGCCTCACCGCAGACGATGGAAGCCCTGCGGACCATGTACGGCTGGGCGTTTGAACCGAAACCGGGCCGGAGCGGCTACGTCAGGCCGGAACCTCACGAAGTGAGGGAGCCGTTCCGCGTAGGGAGCGTGCTGGTGACGCCTCTTCCCGTAATGCATGCCGGGGTGGAGACTTATGCCTACGTGCTGGAGGCGGAAGGGCAGCGGCTGGCATACATGCCGGATGTGAAAAGCATTCCGGAGGCCTCCCTGGAGGCCATGAAAGGGGTTGACCTGCTGATTATTGACGGCTTGCGCTATCATCTGCACCCCACGCACCTGTGCCTGGAGGAATCCCTGGCCGCCATTGCCGCCATCCGGCCCGGGCGCGCCGTGCTGACCCACATGTCCCACGACATGGATTACGGGATTCTTTCCGGCAAGCTGCCGGAGAACGTCATGCCTGCCTACGACGGGCTGAGGCTGTCCCTGCCGTGA
- the recN gene encoding DNA repair protein RecN: protein MLTLLKIRNLALVDQLLWEPSSGFICITGETGAGKSVIIGAIRLALGERADKTLIRSGEQQCSVEAVFHLPDSSPVHAILNEHGVPPCEDGNLIIKRIISSTANRQFLNDSPCTLNLLREAGACLVDMHGPSDHRSLISQERQLSLLDAFGEHAPLLHAYADAWRQWQDARRAYDDLEHAEAATAREIELLRHQVDEIDAAAFTPEEVLTLEERWQRARNGTRLQEQVSRMLAMLEETDVPGLGSQLRELTRAAHELERMDASTAAWLAPLAEVNLELKEIEGRLADYSSELDCDPRELFQLEERINLLESLKMKYGPSFEDVCARREEAAHRLDRIEHRTERLEELRASMAVLRKQVDAAGQALTKARQASAPKLASSIVRHSRELGFRQAVFEVGLSPLQEPGSQGMETVEFLFGPNPGEPSKPLRLIASSGELARIMLAIKSALAHKDSTPLLVFDEIDANVGGEVARAVGFKMQQLGNRHQVISITHFPQVAALASHHYLVQKASAGNRTISCLREVSHEDRIDELVRMLGGGGDHARTLAQALLQPS from the coding sequence ATGCTTACATTGCTGAAAATTAGAAACCTGGCCCTCGTGGACCAGCTGCTCTGGGAACCCAGCTCCGGTTTCATCTGCATCACGGGGGAAACGGGGGCGGGCAAATCCGTCATCATCGGCGCCATACGCCTGGCGCTGGGAGAACGCGCGGACAAAACGCTCATCCGGTCCGGAGAACAGCAATGCAGCGTGGAGGCCGTGTTCCACCTGCCGGACTCCTCCCCGGTGCACGCCATTCTGAACGAACACGGCGTGCCGCCCTGCGAAGACGGCAACCTGATCATCAAGCGCATCATTTCCTCCACGGCCAACCGCCAGTTCCTGAATGACAGCCCGTGCACCCTGAACCTGCTGCGGGAGGCGGGCGCCTGCCTGGTGGACATGCACGGCCCCAGCGACCACCGCTCCCTGATCTCCCAGGAGAGGCAGCTTTCCCTGCTGGACGCCTTTGGGGAGCACGCCCCCCTGCTGCACGCCTACGCGGACGCGTGGCGGCAATGGCAGGACGCGCGCCGGGCCTATGACGACCTGGAGCATGCGGAAGCGGCCACCGCGCGGGAAATAGAGCTGCTGCGCCACCAGGTGGACGAGATAGACGCCGCCGCCTTTACGCCGGAGGAAGTGCTCACGCTGGAAGAACGCTGGCAGCGCGCCCGCAACGGCACCAGGCTTCAGGAACAGGTTTCCAGAATGCTTGCCATGCTGGAGGAAACGGACGTGCCCGGCCTGGGTTCCCAGTTGAGGGAACTGACCCGGGCGGCGCACGAACTGGAACGCATGGACGCCTCCACAGCCGCGTGGCTGGCCCCGCTGGCGGAAGTGAATCTGGAGCTTAAGGAAATTGAAGGACGCCTGGCGGATTATTCCTCCGAGCTGGATTGTGATCCCCGGGAGCTCTTCCAACTGGAGGAGCGCATCAACCTGCTGGAATCCCTGAAAATGAAATACGGCCCTTCCTTTGAAGACGTCTGCGCCCGGAGGGAGGAGGCGGCCCACCGCCTGGACCGCATCGAGCACCGCACGGAACGCCTGGAAGAACTGCGGGCCTCCATGGCCGTCCTGCGCAAGCAGGTGGACGCCGCCGGACAGGCCCTGACCAAAGCGCGGCAGGCATCCGCGCCCAAACTGGCTTCCTCCATCGTCAGGCACTCCCGGGAACTGGGCTTCCGCCAGGCCGTCTTTGAAGTAGGGCTCTCCCCCCTCCAGGAACCCGGCTCCCAGGGAATGGAAACGGTGGAATTCCTGTTCGGCCCCAATCCGGGCGAACCCTCCAAGCCTCTCCGGCTGATTGCCTCCAGCGGGGAGCTGGCGCGCATCATGCTGGCGATTAAAAGCGCCCTGGCGCACAAGGACTCCACCCCCCTGCTGGTATTTGACGAAATAGACGCCAATGTGGGCGGGGAAGTGGCGCGGGCCGTCGGCTTCAAGATGCAGCAGCTCGGGAACAGGCACCAGGTCATCTCCATCACGCACTTTCCGCAGGTGGCGGCCCTGGCCTCCCATCACTACCTGGTCCAGAAGGCTTCCGCGGGCAACCGCACCATCTCCTGCCTGCGGGAGGTGAGCCATGAAGACCGGATAGACGAGCTGGTCCGCATGCTGGGCGGCGGCGGGGACCACGCCCGCACGCTGGCCCAGGCCCTGCTGCAGCCCTCCTGA
- a CDS encoding MmcQ/YjbR family DNA-binding protein has protein sequence MFFRRIPRKSWYEKAVERVFRDRRLCEEKLPPFGCVRGENGFLYRTKLLNGQLCMEFEIHAEGSVSVTVRDADGKSIPHLAQGEADRLRERALRREYEEELWHVAECCFEPDFFKGDPARSLVAHVREAYGDELEFLWRKSPGSAVVRRKDTEKWYAVFLAVPRLKLGGSSRERVEVLNLRVRPGELEGLVDHHSRFPAYHMNKKSWVSLCLDGTVSFEELAARLETSRRLAGK, from the coding sequence ATGTTCTTTCGCCGCATTCCCCGGAAAAGCTGGTATGAAAAAGCCGTGGAACGCGTTTTCAGGGACAGGAGGTTGTGTGAGGAAAAATTGCCTCCCTTCGGCTGCGTTCGCGGGGAAAATGGTTTTCTGTACCGGACAAAGCTGCTGAACGGGCAGCTCTGTATGGAATTTGAAATACATGCGGAGGGCTCCGTCAGCGTAACGGTGCGTGATGCGGACGGGAAGAGTATCCCTCATCTTGCTCAGGGAGAGGCAGACAGGTTGCGGGAGAGGGCGCTCCGCAGGGAATATGAGGAAGAGCTGTGGCATGTGGCGGAGTGCTGCTTTGAACCTGATTTCTTCAAGGGCGATCCTGCCCGGAGCCTCGTCGCGCACGTCCGGGAGGCTTACGGGGATGAATTGGAATTCCTGTGGAGGAAGTCGCCGGGAAGCGCTGTCGTGCGGCGGAAGGACACGGAAAAATGGTATGCCGTTTTTCTGGCTGTGCCGCGGTTGAAACTGGGCGGCAGTTCCAGGGAAAGGGTGGAGGTGCTGAATCTGCGGGTCCGCCCTGGGGAGCTCGAGGGCCTTGTGGACCATCACAGCCGTTTTCCGGCCTACCACATGAATAAGAAAAGCTGGGTGAGCCTTTGCCTGGACGGGACCGTCTCCTTTGAGGAGCTGGCCGCGCGCCTGGAGACCAGCCGCCGGCTTGCCGGGAAGTAA